The genome window GTCCACCGAGAGCACGGACTCGCCGGTACGGCAGGGGTGCCCCGCGCTGGGATGGGCGTGCCGGCTGTAGCCGAAGTGCGGGTCGAGGGCGGCCCATTGGGCGGCCTCGGCGTCGGTGTAGGTGCGGCCCTCTGCGGCGTTGATCCAGAGGTAGACGCCGGGGGAGAGCGCGGCGCGCAGCCGCCGAGCCTCGGCGAGGTGCTCGGGCTGCCCGACCACGCCGACGCTGTAGCGCACGCCGAGCGCGTCGAGTTCGCGGCACTTGGTGAGGAAGCGGTCGTGGGTGACCTGGCCGGGGTGATAGGTGACCCAGAGCGCGAGCGTGTCGAGTTCGGCCTCGGCGAGCCAGTCGGTGCGGCAGCTGAGGTTGGTCTGGATCGCGACCCGCCGGACGTGTGGGAGCCGGCTCAGCTCGGCGAGCGCGCGGCGGTACCAGGATCGCACCAGGCCCTCGCCCCAGGGGGTGAACAGCAGCGACAACGTGTCCCCGGTGCGGGCCCGCCCGGCGGCCCAGGCGGTGAAGCGTTCCAAAGCGGCCCGGTCGGCGCGCAGTTGGTCGGGGGAGTCGCGGCGCTTGGCGAACGGGCAGTAGGGGCAGTCGTAGTCGCAGGAGGCGAGCGGGCCCCGGTAGAGCAGGGTGAGGTCTCGCGCGTCGGTGTCCGGCGGATGCACGGAGGGCATGCCGAGGAAGGTCATTTCGCCTCGTAGTCGGCCATCAGGGCCTGGACCTCGGGCGAGAACAGCATCGGCCCGGCTGCGTCCGAGTGTGCCAACCCCTCCGGCGTGAGGAGAAGGTGCTCCGGATCGTCGGCCAGCCAGCCGCGCGCACTCAACTCGGCGAGCTCGACCGGGAAGTCCTCGGCGGGACTGCTGCCGAAACGGGCGCGGTACTCGGCCAGCGGCATGCCCTCGGCCTGCAGGAGCGACTGGACGAGGTGCCGGCGGCGCGGCTCGTCGCCCGTCATGGCGTGGCCGACCTCGGCCCGGCGGAAGTCGTCGGTGGCCACGTAGTCGTCGATGATGCCGCGGACCTCGGCGGCGTTCACCGCGTAGTCGAAGGAGTAGTGCAGCCGTGACGTGTACGAGCGGGCACCGCAGCCGAGGCCGACCATGCCGTCCGTCTGGCACGCGTACTCGCTCGCGCCCGCGTGCGGGGAGGCGGCACGGCGGAACATCCGCATCGACACCTGCTCGTACCCGTGGGCGAGCAGGTGGTCTCGCCCGGTGCGGTAGAGGGCCAGCCGCCGGGCGTCCCAGGCGGACAGGCTCTCCTGTCGGCCGCCCTCCGGCGGGCCGTCCTCCGGCCGGCCGCGCCGCGCCAGGCCGGTGAGGGGCCGGACGTACAGCGGGTAGAGGTACAGCTCCTCGGGCTGCCAGGCGAGCGCGGCGTCCAGCGAGTGCAGCCAACTCGCCTCGGTCTGGCCGCCGATGCCGTAGATCAGGTCGATGTTGAGGACCGGGAAGCCGGCGGCGCGGATCCGGCCGAGCGCGGCCTCCACCTCGGCGCGCTTCTGAGGACGGACGGCGGAACGGGCCTCCGCGTCCACGAAGGACTGCACACCCAGGCTCAGCCGCGTGGTCCCCCGGGCGGCTAGCACCTCCAGCCGGTCGGCCGTCGCGGTGGCGGGCGAGGCCTCCACCGAGAGGGGTATCGCCCGCAGGTCGGCGCCCATCCGCCGGTCGGCGATGTCGCACAGCCGCTCCAGCTCGGCGGCGGTGAGGTAGGTGGGCGTGCCGCCGCCGAACGCGGCCACCGCGAACCGGGCACCCTCGTCCAGCGCGGCGCGGGCGGCGCCGGCCTGACGCTCCAATGCGTCCAGGTACGCCGTGGTCAGGCCCTCGGGGCTGCCGATCCGGGTGAACAGGTTGCAGAAGCCGCACCGGACCTCGCAGAACGGGATGTGCAGGTAGAGCGAGAGGGCGTGCTGCGCCTCGCCGGCCCAGAGGTCGCGCAGCGCCGGGCGATGGGGCAGCGGGCGGTAGGCGGTCTTGTGCGGGTAGGCGTAGACGTACGACTGGTAGGGCGAGTCGTGGCGCGGGGGTACCGTGGTCATGCGGGCTCCTCGGCGGTGGTCTCGCCGGTGGTCGGGATCGTGAAGTGCGCGTACGGGACCGTCCAGACCACCTCGTGGCCGATCCGGTGGCCGGTGTAGCCGTCCTCCCCGTACGCGGTGCCGTGGTCGGAGCAGACGATCGCGAAGCACGGGCGGCGCGCGCTCATCGCCGCGAACAGCCGGCCGATGTGGGCGTCCACGTACTCCAGCGCGGCGGCGTGGCTGGCTCGGGAGTCGCCGTGCTCGCGGGTGGCGCCGGGCAGGTGGAACCAGTTCGGCTGGTGCAGCGCCGAGACGTTCAGGAACAGGAACAGCGGCTGCCCGGCAGGCTGTTCGGCGGCGACCAGCTCGGCCCGGGCGACCTGCGCCTCGAACGACGTCGAGGACGGCACACCCATCTCGGGCTCCCAGTGGCTCTCCTGGAAGAGGCCGGGGAGCACCGAGCCGAGCGGGCCCTGCTTGTTGAAGAAGCCGACACCGCCGATGCAGACCGTCCGGTACCCGGCCGCGCCGAGCGCGGTCGGCAGGTCGGGCGCGTCGAAGACCCAGGTGCGCGGTGCGGTGCTCTCCGAGCCGGCGAAGCGGGCCGCGAACAGGCGCGGGTGTGGGCCGTCCGGCGAGGCTGGGGTGGGCAGGAAGCCGGCCAGCATCGCCTGGTGGGAGGCGTACGTGAAGCTGCCGGGCGCGTGCCGGCGCTCCCAGCGGTCACCGGGGAGATGGGCGGCGAGGTTCGGGATGCGGCCGGCGGCCGCCAGCTCCTCGGCGACGTCGAAGCGGAGGGTGTCGAGGGTGACCAGCAACAGGTCGTGGGTGCCCACGACGGCGTTCATGTCGGGCGTCTGGTGGTTCATCGGGCGGGTTCCGTGATCTGGGGGTGGATGGCGGTCAGGGCGGCCAGCTGCGCGCCGTAGGTGTCCAGGCCCTCGGCCGGGCCGCCGGGCAGGCCGGTGAGGTTCGGCAGCAAGTCGCCGAAGGCGTTCACCTCGCCGACCAGGGCGCGCCGCCAGCCGGCCACGGGCAGGACGTCGACGCCGACCATCGGCGAGCCGGGCAAGCAGGCCGCTGCGCGCTCCGCCGTCTCCAGCAGGTCGGGCCAGGCGGGGCCGGCGGCCTCGCGGGCGAGGTCGAGGCTGCCCCGGGCGCCGCCGAGGTGGAGGTTGGTCATTGGCCGGGAGCTGGTGCGCACCACCGCGTGGGTGGCTCGCCCGGCGACAACGACGACGCGCAGGTCCGCCGAGCGGCCGGACTGCGCGGCCTTCGGGACCCACTGCTCGACGTGCAGCCCGTCGGGTGCGAGCCGGTCGACGATCGCGGCCACCTCGGGCTCGCCTCGGTATCGGCGAACGCGCAGCGAGTTGTGCAGCCCGCCGTCGGCCAGCTCGACCGAGGTGGTGGCCTGCACCTGCCCGCGTGGGCCGAACTCCAGCGCCACCACCCCGGAGGCGGAGGAGCCGTGAGCGGGCTTGACGAACACCCGGTGCAGGCCTGCCTCGCGCAACCGCCCGCGCAGGTCCTCCCAGCCGGTGACGTCGGAGCCGCCGAGTGCGCGCGGGACGGGTACTCCGGCTGCGGCGAGCAGCGCGTGTGCCCGGCGCTTGTCGAACATCACGGCGATCTCCTCGGGATCGCCGAGCAGCCGCACGCCCGGGAGCGCGGCCAGGCCGCGCAGCGCGGCCATCACGCCGGCGTACCAGGCGGCCGTGCCCTCCACCCGGGTGGGTGCGTAGGACGGGCCGAGCGCCGGGCCGCGAAGCAGTTCGTCCACCGCCGGCTCCTCGCCGGGCGACTCGATCCGCAGCAGACCGTCCTCGGGCACCCGGTACCCGCCACGCAGCACGTCCAGCCAGGGCAGGACAGCGGGTTCGGGCAGGCCTGCGGCCCGGGCCGCAGCGGCGAACAACGTCACCCGCCGGTGGCCCGGGTTGCCGAGAACGGTCAGCCGCGTGGTCATCGTGTCCTTCCCGCCCGGCTATTCGGCGACCGCGACGTAGCGGTCCTCGGGGTCCTCGCCCTCGTCCTCGGCCTCGCTGAGGTCGACCTCCACCCCAGGCAGGGCCTCGCGCAGGCGCTCCTGCATCTCCTCGGTGAGGTAGTGGTGGTGCAGGTCGATGGCGCGCAGGTGGGTGAGCGGCTGGCCCTCCAGGAGGGCGGCGGCGCCCTCATCGGACAGCACACCCATCGACAGGTCCAGTGTCTCGAGCCGGGCCACGACGGGCGCGTGCGCGAGCGCGGAGGCGATCTCGTCCTGGAACTCGCTGTTGGCCAGCCCGAGATGGCGCAGCACGGGGAAGCGCGCGCCGTCCAGGAAGGGCCCCAGATCGTCGATGGTCGCGTCGCCGCCGTACTCGTCGACGCCGAGCCAGAGCACCAGCTCCTCCAGCACGGGCAGTTCGGAGGCTGCCACGGCGCGCACGACGGGGGAGGGCAGGCCGCCCGCCTCGAAGCGCAGGGACCGCAGTCGGTCGTGCCGCACCGGGCTCAGTCGCAGGTCAGTGCCGCCGCGCACGGAGAATTCGGTGAGGGACGGGAAGACCGTCAGCAGCAGGGTGACATCGCTCATCTCCAGCCAGGAGATCTCGCACTCGTCGTACGTCACGTCGCCCAGGAACAGCGCCTCCAGCGCGGGCAGGCGCTCGGCCTCGTCGGCGATGGCGGCAACGGCGGCCTTGACCGGTTCGTAGTCCCGCTGCCACCAGGAGCCGATCACCACGGCCCGGACGGTGGCCGGGTCGACCGTGTCGAGAAAGGTGCTCCAGAGCTCCGCGAAGTCGCACGCGGCGTCGTACTCCAGGGCGATCCGCCAGGCCACGGCGTCGGCGGCGGGCTGGGCGGCGGCGCCCGGGGTGAAGCTGTGGACGGGCAGGTCGTGGAAGTGCCCGAGGTGGTGGTTGACGGTCATGGCGGCTCCTGACGGGGTCTGGTGGCGGACGGTGTGCCGACGGTTGGGGGACGGCTACTCGGCCACGGCGACGTAGCGCCGCCGGTCGTCCGGCCGGCCGGCCCCGGAGAGGTCGATTTCCACCCCTGGCAGAGCCTGACGCAGGCGCTCCTGCATCTCTCCGGTGAGGTAGTGGTGGTGCAGGTCGAGGGCGCGCAGGTGAGTGAGCGGCTGGCCCTCCAGCAACGCGCCGGCGCCCTCGTCGGTGAGCACGCCCATGGACAGGCCGAGCGACTCCAGCCGCGCCACGACCGGAGCATGCGCCACGGCGGCGGCGATCTCGTCCTGGAACTCGCTGTTCTGCAGCCCCAGGTGGCGCAGCGCCGGGAAACGCGAGCCGTCCAGGAAGGGCGTCAGGTCGTCGAGCGCCGCGTCACCGCCGTACTCGTCGACGCCGAGCCAGAACTCCAGCCGCTCCAGCGCAGGCAGCTCGCACCCGGCCACCGCGCGCACCACGGAGGCGGGCAGCCCGCCGGCCTCGAAGCGCAGCGCGGTCAGCGCCTCGTGGCGCACCGGCTTCAGCTCCAGGCCGTCGCCGCCGCGCACCACGAG of Streptomyces kaniharaensis contains these proteins:
- a CDS encoding STM4014 family protein yields the protein MTTRLTVLGNPGHRRVTLFAAAARAAGLPEPAVLPWLDVLRGGYRVPEDGLLRIESPGEEPAVDELLRGPALGPSYAPTRVEGTAAWYAGVMAALRGLAALPGVRLLGDPEEIAVMFDKRRAHALLAAAGVPVPRALGGSDVTGWEDLRGRLREAGLHRVFVKPAHGSSASGVVALEFGPRGQVQATTSVELADGGLHNSLRVRRYRGEPEVAAIVDRLAPDGLHVEQWVPKAAQSGRSADLRVVVVAGRATHAVVRTSSRPMTNLHLGGARGSLDLAREAAGPAWPDLLETAERAAACLPGSPMVGVDVLPVAGWRRALVGEVNAFGDLLPNLTGLPGGPAEGLDTYGAQLAALTAIHPQITEPAR
- a CDS encoding STM4013/SEN3800 family hydrolase, with the protein product MNAVVGTHDLLLVTLDTLRFDVAEELAAAGRIPNLAAHLPGDRWERRHAPGSFTYASHQAMLAGFLPTPASPDGPHPRLFAARFAGSESTAPRTWVFDAPDLPTALGAAGYRTVCIGGVGFFNKQGPLGSVLPGLFQESHWEPEMGVPSSTSFEAQVARAELVAAEQPAGQPLFLFLNVSALHQPNWFHLPGATREHGDSRASHAAALEYVDAHIGRLFAAMSARRPCFAIVCSDHGTAYGEDGYTGHRIGHEVVWTVPYAHFTIPTTGETTAEEPA
- a CDS encoding STM4015 family protein, which translates into the protein MTVNHHLGHFHDLPVHSFTPGAAAQPAADAVAWRIALEYDAACDFAELWSTFLDTVDPATVRAVVIGSWWQRDYEPVKAAVAAIADEAERLPALEALFLGDVTYDECEISWLEMSDVTLLLTVFPSLTEFSVRGGTDLRLSPVRHDRLRSLRFEAGGLPSPVVRAVAASELPVLEELVLWLGVDEYGGDATIDDLGPFLDGARFPVLRHLGLANSEFQDEIASALAHAPVVARLETLDLSMGVLSDEGAAALLEGQPLTHLRAIDLHHHYLTEEMQERLREALPGVEVDLSEAEDEGEDPEDRYVAVAE
- a CDS encoding STM4011 family radical SAM protein, which gives rise to MPSVHPPDTDARDLTLLYRGPLASCDYDCPYCPFAKRRDSPDQLRADRAALERFTAWAAGRARTGDTLSLLFTPWGEGLVRSWYRRALAELSRLPHVRRVAIQTNLSCRTDWLAEAELDTLALWVTYHPGQVTHDRFLTKCRELDALGVRYSVGVVGQPEHLAEARRLRAALSPGVYLWINAAEGRTYTDAEAAQWAALDPHFGYSRHAHPSAGHPCRTGESVLSVDGDGTVRRCHFVRDVLGNLYDGSYRAQLRARSCPLASCDCHIGYVHLETLPLYDLFGEGVLERVPHGWPEAVNNRLPTDHAV
- a CDS encoding STM4015 family protein, which translates into the protein MPVSSHIEQFHGLPVFDFVQAVEEGEGAAVTLPEPASVAWKFGLDFESEESFAERWQQFIDTVDTERVSAVVIGQWFADDPGGFDEGLAAIVGAACRLPALRALFVGDITYEESEISWLELCDVTPLLTAFPELARLVVRGGDGLELKPVRHEALTALRFEAGGLPASVVRAVAGCELPALERLEFWLGVDEYGGDAALDDLTPFLDGSRFPALRHLGLQNSEFQDEIAAAVAHAPVVARLESLGLSMGVLTDEGAGALLEGQPLTHLRALDLHHHYLTGEMQERLRQALPGVEIDLSGAGRPDDRRRYVAVAE
- a CDS encoding STM4012 family radical SAM protein; amino-acid sequence: MTTVPPRHDSPYQSYVYAYPHKTAYRPLPHRPALRDLWAGEAQHALSLYLHIPFCEVRCGFCNLFTRIGSPEGLTTAYLDALERQAGAARAALDEGARFAVAAFGGGTPTYLTAAELERLCDIADRRMGADLRAIPLSVEASPATATADRLEVLAARGTTRLSLGVQSFVDAEARSAVRPQKRAEVEAALGRIRAAGFPVLNIDLIYGIGGQTEASWLHSLDAALAWQPEELYLYPLYVRPLTGLARRGRPEDGPPEGGRQESLSAWDARRLALYRTGRDHLLAHGYEQVSMRMFRRAASPHAGASEYACQTDGMVGLGCGARSYTSRLHYSFDYAVNAAEVRGIIDDYVATDDFRRAEVGHAMTGDEPRRRHLVQSLLQAEGMPLAEYRARFGSSPAEDFPVELAELSARGWLADDPEHLLLTPEGLAHSDAAGPMLFSPEVQALMADYEAK